A region of Tigriopus californicus strain San Diego chromosome 7, Tcal_SD_v2.1, whole genome shotgun sequence DNA encodes the following proteins:
- the LOC131883364 gene encoding uncharacterized protein LOC131883364 isoform X1: protein MLRIYFMSMGVLVFATSSLGGPYSQNKTSRESKQFSLFQVITFENENCLGSTRNGTCYTASECTDRGGSTSGTCASGYGVCCIFSVNCGSQSAENNTYLSETSSAGLSSCSYTICKSQSNICRIRFDFTTFSIAGPVNGLIENTNAAGGAIGDCTMDQFSVTAPGGVGSPVICGFNMGQHMVVDASDQCHEAVFNFGGSAMTPRSWDIKVTQFACNEEMGGPEGCLQYFSAVSGTISSFNFPTSSSAVSSSVTHLSGQDYRICIRRSAGYCAICYVPNFADAVTSLVASTQVSKISALKAF from the exons ATGCTTCGTATCTACTTTATGTCAATGGGCGTCTTGGTTTTCGCCACTTCGTCGTTGGGAGGTCCCTATTCGCAAAATAAAACCTCTCGCGAGTCCAAAC AATTCTCCCTCTTTCAAGTCATAACATTTGAA AACGAAAACTGTCTTGGAAGCACCCGAAATGGAACTTGTTACACAGCAAGCGAATGCACAGACCGAG GTGGTTCAACCTCTGGAACTTGTGCATCTGGCTATGGTGTATGTTGCATTT TTAGTGTCAATTGTGGAAGTCAATCGGCAGAAAACAACACCTATCTCTCGGAAACTTCCTCTGCGGGACTATCGTCGTGTTCTTACACGATATGCAAGTCCCAATCAAACATCTGTCGGATCCGTTTTGATTTCACG aCTTTCTCCATCGCCGGCCCTGTTAACGGGTTGATAGAGAACACTAACGCAGCGG GTGGCGCCATTGGGGATTGCACCATGGATCAATTTTCTGTGACAGCTCCCGGAGGAGTAGGATCCCCTGTCATATGTGGTTTCAACATGGGACAGCACA TGGTGGTGGACGCTAGTGATCAATGTCACGAGGCCGTGTTCAATTTTGGCGGCTCGGCAATGACTCCAAGATCTTGGGACATCAAAGTGACGCAATTTGCTTGCAATGAAGAAATGGGAG GACCTGAGGGATGTTTGCAGTACTTCTCTGCCGTGTCAGGAACTATTTCCAG ttttaacTTTCCCACGAGCTCCTCAGCGGTCTCGTCAAGTG TTACTCACTTGTCTGGTCAAGATTACAGAATTTGTATACGTCGGAGTGCTGGATATTGTGCGATTTGTTATGTCCCCAATTTCGCCGACGCGGTCACTTCCCTTGTTGCGTCCACTCAAGTAAGTAAAATTTCAGCCCTTAAGGCTTTTTGA
- the LOC131883364 gene encoding uncharacterized protein LOC131883364 isoform X2, translating to MLRIYFMSMGVLVFATSSLGGPYSQNKTSRESKQFSLFQVITFENENCLGSTRNGTCYTASECTDRGGSTSGTCASGYGVCCIFSVNCGSQSAENNTYLSETSSAGLSSCSYTICKSQSNICRIRFDFTTFSIAGPVNGLIENTNAAGGAIGDCTMDQFSVTAPGGVGSPVICGFNMGQHMVVDASDQCHEAVFNFGGSAMTPRSWDIKVTQFACNEEMGGPEGCLQYFSAVSGTISSFNFPTSSSAVSSSVTHLSGQDYRICIRRSAGYCAICYVPNFADAVTSLVASTQASFG from the exons ATGCTTCGTATCTACTTTATGTCAATGGGCGTCTTGGTTTTCGCCACTTCGTCGTTGGGAGGTCCCTATTCGCAAAATAAAACCTCTCGCGAGTCCAAAC AATTCTCCCTCTTTCAAGTCATAACATTTGAA AACGAAAACTGTCTTGGAAGCACCCGAAATGGAACTTGTTACACAGCAAGCGAATGCACAGACCGAG GTGGTTCAACCTCTGGAACTTGTGCATCTGGCTATGGTGTATGTTGCATTT TTAGTGTCAATTGTGGAAGTCAATCGGCAGAAAACAACACCTATCTCTCGGAAACTTCCTCTGCGGGACTATCGTCGTGTTCTTACACGATATGCAAGTCCCAATCAAACATCTGTCGGATCCGTTTTGATTTCACG aCTTTCTCCATCGCCGGCCCTGTTAACGGGTTGATAGAGAACACTAACGCAGCGG GTGGCGCCATTGGGGATTGCACCATGGATCAATTTTCTGTGACAGCTCCCGGAGGAGTAGGATCCCCTGTCATATGTGGTTTCAACATGGGACAGCACA TGGTGGTGGACGCTAGTGATCAATGTCACGAGGCCGTGTTCAATTTTGGCGGCTCGGCAATGACTCCAAGATCTTGGGACATCAAAGTGACGCAATTTGCTTGCAATGAAGAAATGGGAG GACCTGAGGGATGTTTGCAGTACTTCTCTGCCGTGTCAGGAACTATTTCCAG ttttaacTTTCCCACGAGCTCCTCAGCGGTCTCGTCAAGTG TTACTCACTTGTCTGGTCAAGATTACAGAATTTGTATACGTCGGAGTGCTGGATATTGTGCGATTTGTTATGTCCCCAATTTCGCCGACGCGGTCACTTCCCTTGTTGCGTCCACTCAA GCTAGTTTTGGGTAA
- the LOC131883519 gene encoding uncharacterized protein LOC131883519 has translation MANPPVTCGSLTGQHMYMETGDSGTAGIATITIGPMIGTRTYQIKVTYLECSNLSKAPTDCVQYFTGVRGEFQSYNFQGGQLIKQSKLRDMHSQETVSSTKLRFYNI, from the exons ATGGCCAATCCCCCTGTCACATGTGGATCGCTCACTGGACAACACA TGTACATGGAAACGGGCGATTCTGGAACCGCAGGGATTGCCACTATTACAATTGGACCTATGATTGGCACCAGAACATATCAGATCAAAGTCACTTACCTTGAATGTAGCAACCTAAGCAA AGCTCCTACTGACTGTGTCCAATACTTCACGGGTGTGAGAGGAGAGTTCCAGTCTTATAACTTTCAGGGAGGTCAACTCATTAAACAATCAAAACTACGTGACATGCATTCGCAAGAGACGGTGAGTTCTACAAAGCTTcgtttttacaacatttga
- the LOC131883520 gene encoding uncharacterized protein LOC131883520 gives MTIFTINGPTNGQVTAGSAVNTEVVLGAVGDCTTDQFSITSPGNVGSPIICGFNTGQHIIVDANDQCHEAVFNLGGGGGFSRSWDIKVTQFSCNEELGGPEGCLQYFTGPSGTISSFNFPTTAAMIGATTTHISNQCYKMCIRRQSGFCAICYVPNFADSSTAITSGNQAGFG, from the exons ATGACG ATCTTTACAATCAATGGTCCAACCAACGGTCAGGTAACCGCGGGTAGTGCGGTTAATACGGAAGTAGTTT TGGGCGCTGTGGGCGATTGCACAACGGATCAGTTTTCAATTACATCTCCAGGCAATGTTGGATCGCCAATCATATGTGGTTTCAATACTGGGCAACACA TAATTGTGGATGCCAACGATCAATGCCACGAAGCTGTGTTCAATTTGGGAGGCGGTGGTGGCTTCTCACGTTCTTGGGACATCAAAGTGACTCAATTTTCCTGCAACGAAGAGCTTGGCG GGCCTGAGGGATGCTTGCAATATTTCACAGGACCCTCGGGAACGATTTCAAG ttTCAACTTCCCAACAACAGCTGCGATGATAGGAGCAACAA CCACACATATTTCTAATCAATGTTACAAGATGTGCATTCGACGACAATCGGGATTCTGTGCCATCTGCTACGTTCCAAATTTTGCCGATTCTTCTACAGCTATTACCAGTGGAAACCAA GCTGGTTTTGGGTAA
- the LOC131883612 gene encoding uncharacterized protein LOC131883612, with product MYSVFSLSSATVATTSGVGSECSEDFLSIPGAINLVGGATLPMMVPVVTQNRICGQVFSSVTGNTVAIAYDAAIANMMISICSQTRPFEINFKSSPDEATMPNREDATAPGGIIGFSLNYQQIPC from the exons ATGTATTCCGTTTTCAGTTTATCGTCTGCAACAGTTGCAACAACAAGTGGTGTTGGGAGTGAATGTTCGGAAGATTTTCTTTCG ATTCCTGGTGCCATCAATTTGGTTGGTGGTGCAACACTTCCCATGATGGTGCCCGTTGTCACTCAAAATCGTATTTGCGGACAAGTGTTCTCCTCAGTCACCGGTAACACTGTTGCCATTGCCTATGATGCAGCCATAGCAAACATGATGATATCTATTTGTT CTCAAACTCGACCTTTCGAGATCAATTTTAAGTCAAGTCCTGACGAGGCCACCATGCCTAATCGGGAAGATGCCACTGCACCCGGTGGAATCATTGGTTTCAGTTTGAACTACCAACAAATCCCATGTTAA